The proteins below come from a single Chryseobacterium capnotolerans genomic window:
- the sprA gene encoding cell surface protein SprA: MANNKHFKIFLFLSFLFISVSALAQQTKDTTIIRKQYEIADPTRYEAYFDIKTGMYYVYPKIGNTITGPPTAMSPEEYKEYVLAIQTRAYYKEKSEKYNLLFRRDKSDARKKGLIPSVMINNKLFETLFGGNKIEIIPSGYASIDFAGLYQKIDNPLILPQNRTSFTFDIDQRIQLGLLGKVGENLQLKANYDTQSGFAFENRMNLVWQAKGSWKDLQQKGLGNVDKPNEGGEDKIIKRVEFGNVNMPLSTSLIRGSQSLFGVKTEFQLGKTFGTVVLSQQQGEARNIVVQGGGVMNNFKVNATDYEENQHYFLGHYFLNKYDNALTNYPQINSTINITRLEVWVLDQGNSNLAYQKGIIGIRDLGEDGIGGAMPDNSVNNLYNDISAKAGTREAGKDYNGVYQGQVFGSSQPYVNGEHFIFNSKARKLNANEFTFQPQLGYISLNQKLNDQQLLAVSYSYTVSGSSKVYKVGEFSEESPVLITKVLKVNNSVDVSSPMWKLMMKNVYSLDAGQVSPDGFILNVYYRDQKTGGKVNYLPDTSVKDLNLLKLLNWDRLNMNGDIQNNKDGTRGDGIFDFVPGVTIRPETGRIIFTKVQPFGDYMQQVLGTNDPQYVFHDLYDQIKPTAGQTPVPQRYTMEGRYKGVQGQGISLGAVNVPQGSVKVSANGVQLSEGVDYTVDYMLGTVTIINENVKQSGQAINISLENQLTFNTQRKRFLGLNLERRFNEHFILGGTVINYSESPLTQKVNFGQEAVNNTMAGINMMYNNQAPYLTRFTDKLPLIKTEAPSNINFKMEAAYLLPGLNKATNSQSYIDDFEQTTSKISLKEPAAWSLASRPEKNTEPPFNIPPASDDITSGYGRGLLSWYNIDPRFWGVGGKAPGGITPQSVSNHASRRVLLSEIYNNRDFVAGDQTYTNTLDISFYPKERGPYNTNSGTEPAVSRWGGIMRPISVPNFVSSNIEYVEFWMMDPYADGNKLGDNPKLLLHLGNVSEDILKDGKMLYENGLPAPGVASNTTTSNWGVQPKQPPILYAFSTEGEGRKAQDVGYDGLSSDQEAMRFGNTFVNPVTNIVDPAVDDFVFYLSDRFTGSQAASLVERYKYFRNPDGNSEANSLNVASQTPDAEDINRDYNLDQIESYNEYPIKLDQASLSLGSNNIVDIKTVKGVFQNGQSSDVKWYLFRIPVASFDKTQGAHSETVLNNVRFARLMLTGFENTSTLRFGTMDLVRSDWRKYPKNLAPYSNVAIDPDLSEGSTVDTDITKLEVGSVNIEENALNQPPYVLPPGIDRQVLSGNAGAQRQNEASLYMNAKELKPGKAQGVFKNTSLDMRRYKKLKLFVHAHDPLGRIIGMDKPTKFFIRFGNDATDNYYEYEASLKLTSTSATAPMEIWPMENEVNLDIQNFVDAKIRRDKMYADKITQRFRDPAFEEGEYLKRIYIKGRPSLGNVTTIMIGIKNGIPRDETGVSIDRILWINEIRLSEIENDGGYAGNASLNFNLGDFATVNTNASYTSVGFGNIDSKPAERNQSTQSAFSINTAINVDKLLPEKTGVKIPLNYSYSQTIEDPKYNPLDTDVEFSKAPNREQLKKVARTYTQQRSIGVVNMRKERVNQNSKPKFYDIENVSVTAVYNDDYFRDIYTKKNYRQYLRGYIDYNYTFKPWVIKPFNKMISDTAKSTKYLRWVKEFNINPIPTRLSFRTEIDRNYNELEFRNIEAILGGNTAGDMNAIRNRNFYFGWQYGLGFNFTKSLKLEINSATRTLNDNLDVNTMDNKAIFGNVFRAGRPVLYNHRAQLNYKLPFQYLPYLDFIDAEVGYGFTYNWNARSTALLSSPEGSLGSIGQNTNVIQATATADIPKFFGQFNYFKNINAKLQKRKQEMDSLNNVYTKQWEKNRYRYKKYKFKNKLTVLQSAAFFLTSFKQLDVSYTENNGTVLPGLLSAPNWYGYGQTLGGPTIGFLLGSQADIRRTVMENGWVSDSRFMTDPYIRMSTRELRANLQVMPMNDFRIDLNVLHNFNSNFSHSGFNYVDGDGVPDPGFTFATDMITYSNSTVLLNSSFKDGAAVYQAIRDNAMKLSQQLGGPNAEIGNDGFAKHYSIANAYVLIPAFRAALEGKSVSPIGNPKKAGMPLPNWRITYSGLKNIPIISGQFTKFDILHGYTSTYTATGIQSNIDYHGNPGGNYQTVDDAGNIKLNDGDKINPYTFAQVGYVESFSPLLGIDVTMRNNMQFGLQYNKNRMMVLGLVNHTLTEDSNTEYVVRLGYIVRNFRLGTANIRGRGTKGKGSDLNIRGDISLRDSKTSIMNILLNDSQITGGQRLLNIKLSADYNVSENLNLRVFYEQMTSKYKISTAFPLSTIRAGISATFTFGESGGGF; encoded by the coding sequence GTGGCGAATAATAAGCATTTTAAAATATTTTTGTTCCTATCGTTCCTATTTATATCTGTAAGTGCTCTCGCACAGCAGACTAAAGACACAACGATTATACGAAAACAATACGAGATAGCAGACCCCACGAGGTATGAGGCCTATTTCGATATAAAGACTGGGATGTACTATGTATATCCCAAAATTGGAAATACCATTACCGGTCCTCCCACTGCTATGTCTCCTGAAGAGTATAAAGAATATGTACTCGCCATACAGACCAGGGCGTACTATAAGGAGAAATCGGAAAAATATAATCTCCTCTTTAGAAGAGACAAAAGTGATGCCAGAAAGAAGGGACTTATTCCTTCAGTAATGATCAACAACAAATTATTTGAAACCCTGTTTGGGGGAAATAAAATTGAGATCATCCCTTCCGGATATGCATCCATTGATTTTGCAGGACTTTACCAGAAAATAGATAACCCGCTGATCCTTCCACAGAACAGGACCAGCTTTACTTTTGATATAGACCAGAGAATTCAGCTTGGATTATTAGGGAAAGTAGGGGAAAATCTTCAGTTGAAAGCCAATTATGATACCCAAAGTGGCTTTGCCTTTGAAAACAGGATGAACCTCGTGTGGCAGGCAAAAGGAAGCTGGAAAGATCTTCAGCAGAAAGGGCTTGGAAATGTGGATAAACCTAATGAAGGCGGTGAAGATAAAATCATTAAAAGAGTTGAATTCGGTAACGTCAATATGCCGCTTTCCACAAGTTTGATCCGTGGTTCACAATCATTGTTCGGGGTGAAAACAGAATTCCAGTTAGGAAAAACCTTTGGAACGGTTGTTCTTTCCCAACAGCAGGGTGAAGCCAGAAATATTGTAGTACAAGGAGGTGGAGTAATGAATAACTTTAAAGTCAATGCCACTGACTATGAAGAGAACCAGCACTACTTTTTAGGGCATTACTTTTTAAATAAATATGATAATGCTTTAACTAACTATCCACAGATCAATTCAACGATTAATATCACCAGATTAGAGGTCTGGGTATTGGATCAGGGAAACAGTAACTTAGCTTATCAGAAAGGGATTATCGGGATCAGAGACCTTGGAGAAGATGGAATAGGAGGAGCAATGCCGGATAACTCAGTGAATAATTTATATAATGATATTTCGGCAAAAGCTGGAACAAGAGAAGCTGGTAAAGATTATAATGGAGTTTACCAGGGACAGGTATTTGGAAGCTCACAGCCTTATGTAAACGGTGAGCACTTTATCTTTAATAGCAAAGCAAGAAAACTGAATGCTAATGAATTTACATTCCAGCCACAATTAGGATATATTTCATTAAACCAAAAGCTTAATGATCAGCAGCTTCTTGCAGTATCCTATTCATATACGGTAAGTGGAAGCAGTAAAGTATATAAAGTAGGGGAGTTTTCAGAAGAAAGCCCGGTGTTGATTACTAAAGTATTAAAAGTAAACAACAGCGTAGATGTATCCTCTCCGATGTGGAAACTGATGATGAAGAACGTTTATTCTTTAGATGCAGGGCAGGTCTCTCCGGATGGGTTTATCCTTAACGTATACTACAGAGACCAGAAAACAGGAGGTAAAGTAAACTACCTTCCAGATACCTCTGTTAAAGATCTGAACTTATTGAAATTACTAAACTGGGATCGTCTGAATATGAATGGTGATATCCAGAATAATAAAGATGGAACTAGGGGAGATGGTATTTTCGATTTTGTGCCTGGAGTTACCATCAGACCGGAAACCGGTAGGATTATCTTTACCAAAGTGCAGCCTTTCGGTGACTATATGCAGCAGGTATTAGGTACTAATGATCCTCAATATGTTTTCCATGACCTGTATGACCAAATAAAACCTACCGCTGGGCAAACTCCGGTTCCTCAGCGTTATACCATGGAAGGCCGTTACAAAGGTGTTCAGGGACAAGGTATTTCCCTTGGAGCGGTAAATGTACCTCAGGGATCTGTAAAAGTTTCGGCGAATGGTGTACAGCTTTCTGAAGGGGTAGACTATACCGTAGACTATATGCTAGGTACGGTTACGATCATCAATGAGAATGTAAAACAATCTGGACAGGCAATCAACATTTCATTAGAAAACCAACTTACATTCAATACTCAAAGAAAAAGATTCTTAGGATTGAATTTAGAAAGAAGATTCAATGAGCACTTTATTTTAGGAGGAACGGTTATTAATTACTCAGAATCTCCACTTACCCAAAAAGTAAACTTTGGGCAGGAAGCTGTTAACAATACAATGGCGGGGATTAATATGATGTATAATAATCAGGCTCCTTACCTGACAAGGTTTACAGATAAGCTTCCATTGATAAAGACTGAAGCACCTTCCAATATCAACTTTAAGATGGAGGCAGCATACCTTCTTCCTGGATTGAATAAGGCAACCAACAGTCAGTCTTACATTGATGACTTTGAACAGACAACTTCTAAAATTTCTTTAAAAGAACCTGCAGCTTGGAGCTTAGCATCAAGACCAGAAAAAAATACTGAACCTCCTTTCAATATCCCGCCAGCAAGTGATGATATCACAAGTGGATATGGAAGAGGATTATTGTCATGGTATAATATTGACCCGAGATTCTGGGGTGTTGGAGGTAAAGCTCCTGGAGGTATTACACCACAGTCGGTATCTAATCATGCATCCAGAAGAGTGTTGCTCTCTGAAATTTATAACAACAGAGATTTTGTAGCAGGAGATCAAACCTATACCAATACTTTAGATATCTCTTTTTACCCTAAAGAAAGAGGACCTTATAACACCAATTCAGGAACAGAACCGGCAGTGAGCAGATGGGGAGGAATTATGAGACCAATCAGTGTTCCTAACTTCGTAAGCTCAAACATTGAATATGTTGAATTCTGGATGATGGACCCTTATGCTGATGGTAATAAGCTTGGAGATAACCCAAAACTATTATTACACTTAGGTAACGTATCTGAAGACATTCTTAAAGATGGAAAAATGTTGTACGAAAATGGGCTTCCTGCACCAGGAGTAGCATCTAATACAACAACTTCCAATTGGGGAGTACAGCCAAAGCAACCTCCAATTCTATATGCATTCTCCACGGAAGGAGAAGGACGAAAAGCGCAGGATGTGGGATATGACGGATTAAGTTCAGATCAGGAAGCAATGAGATTTGGGAATACCTTTGTAAACCCTGTAACAAATATTGTTGACCCTGCAGTGGATGACTTTGTATTCTATCTATCAGATAGATTTACGGGAAGTCAGGCTGCTTCATTGGTTGAGCGTTACAAATATTTCAGAAATCCGGATGGAAACTCAGAAGCCAATTCATTGAACGTAGCTTCCCAGACTCCGGATGCTGAAGATATTAACAGAGATTATAACCTGGATCAGATTGAAAGCTATAATGAATATCCAATAAAGTTAGATCAGGCCAGTCTTTCACTAGGAAGTAATAATATTGTTGATATTAAAACCGTAAAAGGAGTTTTCCAGAACGGACAGTCTTCTGATGTGAAATGGTATTTGTTCAGAATCCCGGTTGCTAGTTTTGATAAAACTCAAGGAGCTCATAGTGAAACGGTACTTAATAATGTAAGATTTGCAAGATTAATGCTTACAGGTTTTGAAAATACATCTACTCTTCGATTTGGAACAATGGATTTGGTAAGATCAGATTGGAGAAAATATCCTAAGAATCTTGCTCCGTATTCAAATGTTGCAATAGACCCGGATCTAAGTGAAGGATCAACAGTAGATACTGACATTACAAAACTTGAAGTTGGTAGTGTAAATATAGAAGAGAATGCTCTTAACCAGCCTCCTTATGTATTGCCTCCTGGAATTGACAGACAGGTATTAAGCGGAAATGCTGGAGCACAAAGACAGAATGAGGCCTCTTTATATATGAATGCTAAAGAACTGAAACCAGGTAAAGCACAAGGGGTATTCAAAAATACTAGTTTAGATATGAGAAGATATAAAAAGCTAAAGCTTTTTGTGCATGCTCATGATCCACTAGGAAGAATTATTGGTATGGATAAACCAACTAAATTCTTTATTCGTTTCGGAAACGATGCTACGGATAACTATTATGAATATGAAGCATCTTTGAAGCTTACTTCAACGTCTGCAACAGCTCCCATGGAAATCTGGCCTATGGAAAACGAAGTGAATCTTGATATTCAGAACTTTGTTGATGCGAAGATCAGAAGAGATAAAATGTATGCTGATAAAATTACGCAAAGATTCCGTGATCCCGCATTTGAAGAAGGAGAGTATTTAAAAAGAATCTATATCAAAGGACGTCCAAGCTTAGGTAATGTAACAACCATTATGATTGGTATTAAGAATGGAATACCTAGAGATGAAACAGGAGTATCTATAGACAGGATTTTATGGATCAACGAGATTCGTCTTTCCGAAATTGAAAATGATGGTGGATACGCAGGAAACGCGAGCTTAAACTTCAACTTAGGTGATTTTGCAACCGTTAATACCAACGCTTCATATACTTCAGTAGGATTTGGAAATATCGATTCTAAACCGGCAGAAAGAAATCAGTCTACTCAATCGGCATTCAGTATCAATACTGCGATCAATGTAGATAAACTTTTACCGGAAAAAACAGGAGTAAAGATTCCATTGAATTATTCTTACTCACAAACAATTGAAGATCCGAAGTACAATCCTTTGGATACCGATGTTGAGTTTAGCAAAGCTCCTAACAGAGAACAGCTAAAGAAAGTAGCAAGAACCTATACTCAACAAAGAAGTATTGGAGTTGTTAATATGCGTAAAGAAAGAGTGAATCAGAATAGCAAGCCTAAGTTTTATGATATTGAAAACGTATCCGTAACGGCGGTATATAATGACGATTATTTCAGAGATATTTATACAAAGAAAAATTACAGACAGTATCTGAGAGGATATATTGATTACAATTATACCTTCAAACCATGGGTGATTAAACCATTCAATAAAATGATTAGTGATACTGCCAAGTCTACTAAATATCTGAGATGGGTAAAAGAATTCAATATCAATCCTATTCCAACAAGACTATCTTTCAGAACAGAGATTGACAGGAACTACAACGAACTTGAATTTAGAAACATTGAAGCTATTTTAGGTGGGAATACCGCTGGAGATATGAATGCGATCAGAAATAGAAACTTCTACTTCGGATGGCAATATGGTTTAGGATTCAACTTTACAAAATCATTAAAGCTTGAAATCAACTCTGCAACAAGAACGCTTAACGATAACCTCGATGTAAATACGATGGATAATAAAGCGATTTTCGGAAATGTATTCAGAGCGGGTAGACCAGTATTGTATAACCACAGAGCACAGTTGAACTATAAACTGCCATTCCAGTATTTGCCTTATCTCGACTTTATCGATGCGGAAGTAGGATATGGATTTACGTATAACTGGAATGCAAGATCTACAGCCTTACTTTCAAGCCCTGAAGGAAGCTTAGGTTCTATAGGACAGAATACCAATGTTATCCAGGCCACTGCAACAGCTGATATTCCTAAATTCTTCGGACAGTTTAATTATTTTAAAAATATTAATGCCAAACTTCAGAAGCGTAAGCAGGAAATGGATTCCCTGAACAATGTGTATACAAAACAATGGGAAAAGAACAGATACAGATATAAGAAGTATAAATTCAAGAATAAGCTTACGGTACTTCAAAGTGCTGCATTCTTCCTGACTTCATTCAAGCAGTTGGATGTAAGTTATACAGAGAATAATGGTACGGTGCTTCCTGGATTATTATCAGCTCCAAACTGGTATGGTTATGGTCAGACATTGGGAGGTCCTACTATTGGATTCCTGCTAGGTTCTCAGGCTGATATCAGAAGAACCGTTATGGAAAATGGCTGGGTAAGTGACTCCAGATTCATGACCGACCCTTATATACGGATGTCCACAAGAGAATTAAGGGCAAACTTACAGGTGATGCCTATGAATGATTTCAGAATTGATCTGAACGTGTTGCATAACTTCAATAGTAATTTCTCACATTCTGGTTTTAATTATGTGGATGGAGATGGAGTTCCTGATCCAGGCTTTACATTTGCAACAGATATGATTACCTATTCGAATTCAACAGTGCTTCTCAATTCTTCATTTAAAGATGGTGCCGCTGTATATCAGGCAATCAGAGATAATGCCATGAAACTATCACAACAGTTAGGAGGACCTAATGCTGAAATAGGAAATGATGGATTTGCAAAACATTATAGTATTGCTAATGCTTATGTATTGATCCCTGCATTCAGAGCAGCTCTTGAAGGGAAGTCTGTTTCACCAATAGGAAATCCTAAAAAAGCAGGAATGCCATTGCCAAACTGGAGAATTACCTATTCAGGATTGAAAAACATTCCGATCATTAGCGGACAATTCACGAAGTTTGACATTTTACACGGATATACATCAACATACACAGCAACTGGAATTCAGAGTAATATTGATTACCATGGCAATCCGGGAGGAAATTATCAGACGGTAGATGATGCAGGGAATATTAAACTGAATGATGGAGATAAGATTAACCCTTATACATTCGCTCAGGTTGGTTATGTAGAATCCTTCTCACCACTTCTTGGAATTGATGTTACGATGAGAAACAATATGCAGTTCGGATTACAGTATAACAAAAACCGAATGATGGTATTAGGATTGGTAAACCATACCCTTACCGAGGATTCCAATACGGAATATGTTGTAAGATTAGGATACATTGTCCGCAACTTCAGATTAGGTACTGCCAACATCAGAGGAAGGGGAACCAAAGGAAAAGGAAGTGATCTTAATATCAGAGGTGATATTTCTCTAAGAGATAGTAAAACGTCTATTATGAATATCCTGTTGAACGATTCACAGATTACAGGAGGACAGAGACTTCTTAATATCAAGCTTTCAGCTGACTATAATGTCTCCGAAAACCTAAACCTGAGAGTCTTCTACGAACAAATGACCTCAAAGTATAAGATCTCAACAGCCTTCCCGCTGTCTACGATCAGAGCAGGTATTTCTGCTACATTTACATTTGGAGAATCCGGTGGTGGATTCTAG
- the ruvA gene encoding Holliday junction branch migration protein RuvA: MIFSLQGTVQELTPTYTVINVQGVGYYVGISLMTSQTLTLNQQTVLFIQQIIREDAHLLFGFNTRSEKEMFNLLISVNGVGAVSALILLSTLSLDEIASGILSGNSALIQKAKGIGAKTAERIIVDLKDKVQKFSGPAENISSMVNNKIKEEALSALEVLGIPKRTSEKMADRILKQNPDLSVEELVKQILKNI, translated from the coding sequence ATGATATTTTCTTTACAAGGTACTGTTCAAGAACTTACACCTACCTATACAGTAATCAATGTACAAGGCGTTGGATACTATGTGGGGATCAGCTTAATGACCTCACAAACACTTACTTTAAATCAACAAACTGTTTTATTTATTCAGCAGATCATCCGTGAAGATGCGCATCTTTTGTTCGGCTTTAACACTCGTTCGGAAAAAGAAATGTTCAATTTGTTAATAAGCGTTAATGGAGTAGGAGCTGTTTCTGCACTTATTCTGTTATCTACATTAAGCCTTGATGAGATTGCTTCCGGAATACTTTCAGGGAACAGTGCCCTGATTCAGAAAGCCAAAGGGATCGGAGCTAAAACAGCAGAAAGGATTATAGTAGATCTTAAAGATAAAGTACAGAAATTCAGTGGTCCAGCGGAGAATATTTCGTCGATGGTGAATAATAAAATCAAGGAAGAAGCGTTATCTGCATTAGAAGTTTTAGGAATTCCTAAGCGAACAAGTGAGAAGATGGCGGATAGAATCTTAAAACAAAATCCTGACCTCTCGGTTGAAGAACTGGTAAAACAAATTTTAAAAAACATTTAA
- a CDS encoding GLPGLI family protein, protein MQLKTVIAILLFSFVQNLYSQNMRIDYNLIYKQDSLSSETISKKMVLLVQDGESRFCTEKQYQVDSLRSIGFYGFAVGDYAFDAVRDKQNKISKYYYMSADVYKLTEPIPLDWKIEKEVAKKYGYNCQKATLSYKGRIWEAWFTQDIPLQEGPYIFKGLPGLIVEMEDKRHSYKFSFSGLKKGFHKMSFESLGFKLINVSKNNLKKVMLDYYNDPFREMTSGNVKAKFKDEKGNEIEPNFREMTKNVQTSLKKNNNPIELSEAIKYP, encoded by the coding sequence ATGCAATTGAAAACGGTTATCGCAATTCTACTTTTCTCATTCGTTCAAAATCTCTATTCCCAGAATATGAGAATAGACTATAATCTTATTTATAAACAAGACTCATTAAGTTCTGAAACGATATCCAAAAAAATGGTGCTCCTCGTTCAGGATGGAGAATCCAGATTTTGCACGGAGAAACAATATCAGGTAGATTCTCTGAGAAGTATTGGCTTTTATGGTTTTGCAGTGGGAGACTATGCATTCGATGCAGTAAGAGATAAGCAGAATAAAATCTCAAAGTATTACTATATGTCAGCCGATGTATATAAACTGACAGAACCTATACCGTTGGATTGGAAAATAGAGAAAGAGGTCGCTAAAAAATATGGTTATAACTGCCAGAAAGCAACATTAAGCTATAAAGGAAGAATTTGGGAAGCCTGGTTTACACAGGATATTCCCTTGCAGGAAGGTCCCTATATTTTCAAAGGATTACCAGGCCTGATTGTGGAGATGGAAGATAAACGTCATTCCTATAAATTCTCCTTTTCAGGGTTGAAAAAAGGCTTTCATAAAATGAGCTTTGAGAGTTTGGGCTTTAAGCTAATAAACGTTTCAAAGAATAATCTTAAAAAGGTAATGCTGGACTATTATAATGATCCGTTTCGTGAGATGACCTCTGGAAATGTAAAAGCAAAATTTAAGGATGAAAAGGGAAATGAGATAGAACCCAATTTTAGGGAAATGACAAAAAATGTACAAACTTCCCTGAAAAAAAACAATAATCCGATAGAATTATCAGAAGCGATTAAATATCCATAA
- a CDS encoding NADP-dependent malic enzyme yields MSSNNNRDEKNFSQAALDYHKAEPKGKIEVIPSKPHSSQRDLSLAYSPGVAVPCMEIHDKPETVYDYTGKGNLVAVISNGTAVLGLGDIGAEASKPVMEGKGLLFKIFADINVFDIEIDEKDPDKFIEIVKGIAPTFGGINLEDIKAPEAFYIEQRLKEELNIPLMHDDQHGTAIISAAALINSLQIANKDIDKVKMVVNGAGAAAIACTKLYISLGLKKENVLMCDSKGVINHKRENLTPEKLDFIAQTDIETLEDAVKGSDVFVGLSKGNVMTPEMLLSMNENPIVFALANPDPEIAYDLALSTRKDVIMATGRSDFPNQVNNVLGFPYIFRGALDVQATGINEEMKLAAVHAIADLAKEAVPEAVILAYNVQNLQFGREYFIPKPFDNRLITKVSSAVAKAAMESGVARKSITDFEEYEHQLLDRMGRDERLVRMMQSRAKSNPKRITLGNAEEYNVLKAAQILYEEGIAYPSLLGDKKYIKEQMERYGINLDIPIIDPSDDDQKENRKKYRETLWKLRQRKGMNEYKAKRYVRQRDYFGPLMLKHGDTDGLIVGFSKNYTSVLRPILEVIEKDKGVDKVAAMMMILSEKKPIFFADTSINQNPTSEDLVNIAKMAEFTVKSFAIEPRIAMLGFENFAAISDTSKKVAKAVSILHEKYPKMIVDGEIQPDFAMNADHLSDYPFSKLGTTPANTFIFPNLESANLSYKILRGMKVAQVIGPILMGLKQPVHVLQMRSSVDEIVNLATIAVLDAQRREKK; encoded by the coding sequence ATGTCAAGTAACAACAATCGCGACGAAAAGAATTTTAGTCAGGCCGCGTTAGATTATCATAAAGCAGAACCCAAAGGGAAAATCGAAGTTATACCATCCAAGCCACACTCTTCCCAAAGAGATTTATCATTGGCTTATTCTCCCGGAGTAGCGGTTCCTTGTATGGAAATACACGACAAGCCGGAAACAGTATATGATTATACGGGAAAAGGAAACCTTGTAGCGGTAATTTCGAATGGTACAGCTGTACTTGGATTAGGTGATATTGGTGCCGAAGCATCAAAACCGGTAATGGAAGGGAAAGGACTTTTGTTCAAAATTTTTGCTGATATCAACGTTTTTGATATTGAAATTGATGAAAAAGATCCGGATAAATTCATTGAAATCGTAAAAGGAATTGCGCCTACATTCGGAGGAATCAATCTGGAAGATATCAAAGCTCCTGAAGCTTTTTATATAGAACAAAGACTGAAAGAGGAATTGAATATTCCTTTGATGCACGATGACCAGCATGGAACAGCAATTATTTCTGCAGCTGCATTAATCAATTCATTGCAGATTGCTAATAAAGATATTGATAAAGTAAAAATGGTAGTGAATGGAGCCGGAGCAGCTGCCATTGCTTGTACCAAACTTTATATTTCATTAGGGCTTAAAAAAGAAAATGTCCTGATGTGTGACAGTAAAGGAGTTATCAATCACAAAAGAGAAAATCTTACTCCTGAAAAATTAGATTTCATTGCTCAAACAGATATTGAAACATTAGAAGATGCTGTAAAAGGATCTGATGTTTTCGTTGGATTATCCAAAGGAAATGTGATGACTCCTGAAATGTTGTTAAGCATGAACGAAAATCCTATCGTATTTGCTTTGGCTAACCCAGATCCGGAAATTGCTTACGATCTAGCTCTTTCAACCCGTAAAGATGTGATCATGGCAACAGGAAGAAGCGATTTTCCTAACCAGGTAAACAACGTATTAGGATTCCCTTATATTTTCCGTGGTGCATTAGACGTTCAGGCTACAGGTATTAACGAAGAAATGAAGCTTGCAGCAGTGCATGCTATTGCTGATTTGGCAAAAGAAGCTGTGCCTGAAGCGGTAATTCTGGCTTATAATGTTCAGAACCTGCAGTTCGGAAGAGAGTATTTTATTCCAAAGCCATTTGACAACCGATTGATTACAAAAGTATCAAGTGCTGTTGCTAAAGCTGCTATGGAAAGTGGAGTAGCAAGAAAATCGATTACTGATTTTGAAGAGTATGAGCACCAGCTATTAGACAGGATGGGTAGAGATGAAAGATTGGTAAGAATGATGCAGAGCCGTGCAAAATCCAATCCGAAGAGAATTACCCTTGGAAATGCTGAAGAATATAATGTATTAAAGGCTGCTCAGATTCTTTACGAAGAAGGTATTGCTTACCCAAGTCTTTTAGGAGATAAAAAATACATCAAGGAACAAATGGAACGTTACGGGATCAACCTGGATATTCCAATCATTGATCCAAGTGATGATGATCAGAAAGAAAACAGAAAGAAATATAGAGAAACCCTTTGGAAGCTTCGTCAGAGAAAAGGGATGAACGAGTACAAAGCTAAGAGATATGTTCGTCAGAGAGATTACTTCGGTCCTTTAATGCTGAAGCATGGAGATACAGATGGTCTTATCGTAGGATTCTCTAAAAACTATACTTCTGTATTGCGCCCTATTTTAGAAGTAATTGAAAAAGATAAAGGCGTAGATAAAGTAGCGGCTATGATGATGATTCTGTCTGAAAAGAAACCTATTTTCTTCGCAGATACGTCTATCAACCAGAACCCTACCTCTGAAGATCTTGTGAATATTGCTAAAATGGCTGAATTTACAGTAAAATCATTTGCTATTGAGCCTAGAATTGCAATGCTTGGATTTGAAAACTTTGCAGCTATTTCAGATACTTCCAAAAAAGTAGCAAAAGCAGTAAGTATTCTTCATGAGAAATATCCTAAGATGATTGTTGATGGTGAAATTCAGCCGGATTTTGCAATGAACGCAGATCATTTAAGCGATTATCCTTTCTCAAAATTAGGAACAACTCCAGCAAACACATTCATCTTCCCGAATCTTGAAAGTGCAAATCTTTCTTATAAAATTCTAAGAGGAATGAAAGTAGCACAGGTAATTGGACCAATCCTGATGGGATTAAAGCAGCCGGTACACGTTCTTCAGATGCGTTCAAGCGTAGATGAGATCGTAAACCTTGCTACTATTGCTGTTCTTGACGCGCAAAGAAGAGAGAAAAAGTAA